A region from the Malus domestica chromosome 07, GDT2T_hap1 genome encodes:
- the LOC139197682 gene encoding uncharacterized protein, producing the protein MPDEESDKVGFDVVSQYMIQVPCGLANQFSPCMKENKCSKKFPKPFTSETTFSDDGFVAYKRRDFDNIFVLKNGIKLDNTFVVPYNRELLLKYQAHINVESCCQSTLIKYLFKYITKGVDRARAVFEDEEFDEVVAYLNCRYLCPYEAVWRLLQFHIHVKEPSVERLPIHLPFDQNVIFKDTDDLNYVVNRSKLESTMLTQWFESNVQDPDARKLAYVKFPTKYVWKKDEKQWNRRKQDRSLGRVVYIHPTAGELYYLRLLLNHQKGCFSFDHLKTVKNILQPTFQAACNSLGLLGDDKEWNSAMLEAIVTASSFQLRELFVTLVLFCDVADPSTLFEAHWKTMCDDISKNMVNAFGLQDVSKYQDELKNSLMYKLEKLFTASNSSLSKHHLPQPNNLMMDRLKNRSLREELSYDSKSLKQKHSFLISQLNKEQKNVYDCVMETIDNNKFGLFFVHGHGGTCKTFLWTTIIARIRSQNQIVLAVASSGIASLLLPGGRTAQSRFKIPINITDCSFCEIKRGTHLAKLITKVVLIVWDEAPMNHKKCFETLDRSLHDVLKGSKPGFDHLPFGGKPILFGGDFRQILPIVPNGNIADIVQASLTSSYLWSHLTIFFLKQNMRLSKTGLDEGEKKELADFAKWILDIGNSTVIESISSTDEATSWVEIPKQFIIHFDENAIKAMVSAVYTNFKTNFRDVSYLKEKAIVTP; encoded by the coding sequence ATGCCTGATGAAGAATCTGATAAGGTTGGATTCGATGTAGTTTCTCAATATATGATCCAAGTGCCATGTGGTCTTGCAAATCAATTTTCACCTTGcatgaaagaaaacaaatgtTCAAAAAAATTTCCTAAACCTTTCACAAGTGAAACCACTTTTTCAGATGATGGTTTCGTTGCATATAAGCGTCGAGATTTCGATAACATATTTGTTCTAAAAAATGGAATCAAGCTTGATAACACATTTGTTGTCCCTTACAATCGTGAGCTATTATTAAAATATCAAGCACATATAAATGTTGAATCCTGCTGTCAATCAACACTAATCAAGTATCTATTTAAGTACATAACTAAAGGCGTTGATCGAGCTAGAGCTGTTTTTGAGGATGAAGAGTTTGATGAGGTTGTGGCTTATCTAAATTGTAGATATTTATGCCCTTATGAAGCAGTTTGGAGATTGTTACAATTTCACATTCATGTTAAAGAACCATCAGTTGAGAGGTTACCTATACACCTTCCATTTGATCAAAATGTTATTTTCAAAGACACAGATGATCTAAACTATGTTGTTAACCGCTCTAAGCTCGAAAGCACTATGTTAACACAATGGTTTGAAAGCAATGTCCAAGACCCTGATGCACGTAAGTTAGCTTACGTTAAATTTCCTACCAAGTATGTTTGGAAAAAAGACGAAAAACAATGGAACCGTAGAAAACAAGACAGGTCTCTAGGTAGAGTTGTATACATTCACCCTACTGCCGGTGAATTATACTATTTGAGGTTGTTGCTTAACCACCAAAAAGGCTGCTTTAGTTTTGACCATTTAAAGACCGTCAAAAACATTCTTCAACCAACTTTTCAAGCTGCATGCAACTCTCTTGGTTTATTAGGAGACGACAAAGAATGGAATAGTGCTATGTTAGAAGCGATTGTTACAGCATCATCTTTTCAATTAAGGGAATTGTTTGTCACATTGGTTCTCTTTTGTGATGTTGCTGATCCATCAACTTTGTTTGAAGCACATTGGAAAACAATGTGCGATGACATTTCCAAAAACATGGTTAATGCTTTTGGCTTGCAAGATGTCTCCAAATACCAAGATGAACTAAAAAATTCTCTTATGTACAAGTTAGAGAAATTGTTTACAGCTTCAAATAGTTCTCTATCAAAGCATCACCTACCACAACCGAACAATCTAATGATGGATAGACTTAAAAATAGGAGTTTAAGAGAAGAGTTAAGTTACGACTCAAAGTCATTGAAACAAAAGCATTCGTTCCTTATCAGCCAGTTAAACAAAGAGCAAAAAAATGTTTATGACTGTGTGATGGAAACAAttgacaacaacaaatttgGCCTCTTTTTTGTGCATGGTCATGGTGGTACATGCAAAACTTTTTTGTGGACAACCATCATTGCTAGAATTAGATCCCAAAATCAAATCGTTTTAGCAGTGGCCTCATCTGGAATTGCCTCCCTTTTACTTCCTGGTGGAAGAACGGCTCAGTCTAGATTTAAAATTCCTATCAACATCACAGATTGTTCTTTTTGTGAAATTAAAAGAGGAACTCATCTTGCAAAACTAATCACTAAAGTTGTTCTCATTGTTTGGGATGAAGCACCCATGAATcataaaaaatgttttgaaactCTAGATCGGTCCCTCCATGATGTTCTTAAAGGGTCAAAACCAGGCTTTGACCATTTACCATTTGGGGGCAAACCGATTCTTTTCGGAGGTGATTTTAGGCAAATTCTTCCTATTGTTCCAAACGGTAACATTGCTGACATTGTTCAAGCTTCATTAACAAGTTCATACCTTTGGTCCCACTTAactatattttttttgaaacaaaacATGAGGCTTTCGAAAACAGGTCTTGACgaaggggaaaaaaaagaacTTGCTGATTTTGCAAAATGGATACTAGATATTGGAAATAGTACTGTTATCGAATCTATATCTTCAACTGATGAAGCAACCTCTTGGGTTGAAATTCCAAAACAATTCATTATccattttgatgaaaatgccatCAAAGCAATGGTTTCAGCTGTGTATACAAATTTCAAGACCAATTTCCGAGATGTTTCATATCTAAAAGAAAAAGCTATTGTGACACCATGA